The nucleotide sequence ttcttttcttttttttttgggggggttttaaaaattgttttatttgggAAAAGTGCGTCTTACAAAAGGGAAGCTGCAAAATACAGAGACCTCTGCAacaattactgttttgtttttatctttttttctttaagtgaaaagAACGAGTGATATCCGAGGCATCAGAGCAGTAGATGGACATATCCGGGGCACCTCCAAGTTATTTTCAGGAAATAGCAACAAAACGCAAAGCTAAAATTTCCGATCGAGGAATTCTTCTAACAATTTAACATTAGCTTATCTTGTGGAAACCACCCTCTGTTTCCCCTTTTAGTGGAAAAGCCTGACTTACTATACTGCCAACCAATGACTCCATTATACAGGAAACAGCTTAGAACGTAGTTTTGAATCCCACTGTCTAGCTGCAAAGCTCGGGGATGGAATGAGGCAAATACCCACAAAAAAGGAACACAAAAACCTGACCAAAAACGCCTCAAATGAGGACAAAGGTTTGTCAGAAAGTGCCTGGACTGAGAAGTCTAGGAGATCATACAACATTAAACACAACTGTGGACCCATGCCCTAGGTTGTGTTAATACATGGGATAACCAGAAAGTTTGCACTTCTATGGCTAAGCCCATTTCTCTATTTATACAGACAGAGCTATCACTGCTCTATTAACAGCTACCAATAAACTGCTTTGTCCTTTAAGATCTATTTGCCACACGAGGCTGAAACCACTAAACCAAGTTTTTTTGCTAAGGCTACAAACACTGCATCTATGCAGGGATGGGAAGCTtgtcacacactcacactcacatatCCCAAGTCCATGAGCCTTGGGGAGTCAGCTTCCAactctaaattattttcttccactcccatctctttatatgtgttctttcacaattttcctaTCACGCTAAAGACGGTAAAAACCTCAAATACATTCACACCTGGTTCTGGTTACCCAGTAGTATTATTACTTGTGTGCAATGAGACAAAGACCAAAACCACAGGCCGAGTGCACAGGGCGGGGATGAAGGACAGGGACCAGACAGAAAAACACACATGTGCAGGTTTTACCAGAAACCAAGTACCCGCCTCCCAAGTCTACAGCAGGAGGAGGCTACTTGCTACAGTTCAGATCCTTCACCCATCACCCCGCTTCCTGGACCCCCAAAGCAGGGGCCAGTGTGGGTACTTCTGAACCTGGGGCCCTCCAAAATAAGTCCTGGAAATCCAGGTATGCTCCCCTCGAACTGTGTGGATCTGGTGGTAAAACGTGACGCGACAAACCTACACTAACTGTCTGACAGTTAAATTCATGTTACAAAAAAACTaactttcagatttatttttgtaactttttcaaacagagaaaacaaCATACTCCTTGGGGAAAGGTGAGGGGGTGAGAAGACAGGCCCTGGGTAAAAATGATTACGACAGCACCTGGAGTTGAGAGGCCTGCCTAGGAGAGCGGCCTGGGCACGGCCGCCACCCGCCGAGGCCCACTGCCGTCTTAGGCTCGGCAGACCAGTTCACACGCCCCGCCGAGCTGCTATAGATCCAAGTCATAAAAATCTTCCAGCTCATCGTGAAACAAGTCCCACTCGTCTTCAGAGTCTGTCAGGTCGTCGTCCCCACCTGCAgccaaaagcataagcaacatCTCGCCCAGCTCAAAGGTGACAACCTCCTCTTCGTCGTCAAAAGGGTTGCTGTTCTCTCGTTCCTCGATGAGCTCCCAGAAGTGGTTCCTTTGTTGGGCCCGGTATCTGCTTGATGttcccactttctgtctctgtggctcCTCTCTATGGCCATCAGGGTACGCATGCTTGTAAAAACAGTTCCCTCCAAATGGGCAGCTCCCACGGCCTTCATCAAAATACCTGCATGCCTTGTTGCTCATTGCCTCCTTGTATTTCTGAATgagtttctgcttctcttctttctcctccacccAGTACTCACTTGGAATGACAAAGTTAGATGTGATCCGGCATTCTGGGCAGGACTTTATGATCTTGCTCTCAAATTGCTTAGCACTCCTCCACTTGCGAATACACTTGAGACAGTAGGTGTGGTTGCAGTTGGAAAGAATCCCGAAGCGGCGCTCGCTGGGGCTGGCTTTCTCGTAGACCACCTCCATGCAGATGCCACACACCATGTCCTTGCTGCGCTGCACCGCGAACGAGAGCTCCATGTCCTTCTCGTGGGCCTCGATGCAGGATTTTATATGCTGTGACCTCTGGGCGGCATCCACGGGATGGAGGACCTGCAGCCCGCACATGTCACATGCGTCCCCGTGCAGATACGCGCAGTTCTCCCCGTAGCGGCACTCCCCCACCGCAGCATAGGGGCAGAGCTGCTTCTTGGTCTCCACTGCGCTTTGCTCCTTCTCTGCGTCTTCCCTGGTCACTGAGCCCTGCAGCGGGGCTTCAGTGGAAGAAGGGGCAGTCCGGCCACAGTAGGGCTGCCCTGGAACAAACTCGATGGCATTCACCCAGTCTTCTGAACCAGCTCCTACAGTTGCAAAGTTTGAATTTCTTGACTCAGCTTCGCCCATATTCATATCAACAGTCGGTCCAACTGATGAGAGACTCGAGGAAGCAGCAAGGGATGACTTTGCAGTTAGATCTGTCGCAGTTGCTTCTTCCTGTTTCAGCGGCTTGCTATGTTCATATCTGCAGCGGTCTCCATAAATACAGTACCCTCGTTGAAAATACTTGCACACTACACCATATGGACTGTCAGAGAGGTCGTGTGAGTAGCGACAGTTATCTCCTTCCTTACAAACCCCATGCATGAAATACCTCTTAGTGTTCCTCCTCTCCGTTGAGTCCAAGCTCGATCTGCTTGCTGACGACAGGCTAATAAACTGAGGTGTAGAGGCCAGGAATAGGAAAGTATCACCTGTGGACCGACGTGGTAGCAGACTAGGTCCCTGAAACACCATCCTCTGGTTTTTTCATTACTCATGTACTGATGTGAAATTTATACCATAAAAagactaagtgctgaagaattgatgctttcaaatcgtggtgctggagaagatttttgagagtcccttggactgcatgcaaatcaagccagtcaattctaaaagaaatcaaccctgaatattccttggaaggactgatgctgaagctttggaaggactgatgctccaatactttggccacctgatgggaaaagctaactcattggaaaagaccctgatgctgggaaagactgagggcaaaaggagaagggggaggcagaggatgagatggttagatagtgtcactgactcaaatggacatgaatttgggcaaactgggagatactggaagacagagaaaccaggggaactgcagtccatgggggtcatgaagagttgggcatgacttagcaactgaacaataataactacACAGTCAGTCACAGATATAAACTTTTAATAGCAAGCTAATATAAACATCTGGAACTTGCAAGTTCATCTTCACTGGAAGAGAAGCATTCTAAATGGAAATTTCATCATGATATATACAAAATGAAGCTTTGAAAATTGGAAACTGAATCTCCTATTAACATGTCACATGAAAAAGTTCTTGTTTTCACTgaactttaatttttctaaatacttAGGATATAACCACCTAGTACTTGGGGAGGCATTGAGAGGATAACTATAAAAGTGTGATCAGGCTTAAACAGAGTATGTGCTCAGGAAATGTAGTAAGTACGCAGATAGATACACAGGGTGTCGGAATTTGAATGTGGCCAGAAAAGGAGGCTCAGTTCATGTTGTATGTAGTAGAAGGTTCCTTGTTCCCCATTCCAAACAGTTCACGAGTGTCTATTGTGATACATGTTCTATTAGCTCCAGAGACGCAGGAGTTTTGTGGCTCATTGCAGGTGGGATGTGAGTAGCAGTCAAAGAACGGGGTGGCAATGAAAACTGGCGTGCCAGGAGCGGGTATGCGCAAGACGTTCACCTGCTTGTCCTAAATTGAAAGTCAAGTGGTACGGTGGGCAGGGATCCATCACAGATTTTCTTTGTTCCATTTCTTCATAAAGCCCCTTGGCCCTGAGAAGTCAACCTGCTTCCCTCCTAGTGCCTGACACTCTAGTCACTAGTCTATCAGTATTTCTTTCAAGCGAGTAATAGCAAAAGTCCCCTGTATTTTATCTCTTTCACCCTTCTGGTCCCACTTTTCAAATTTcaagataactttttaaatgctCATTTGACCAAGCCCTTTTTCAAAAGACCCTCAGTGACTTCCCAGGCCTTCTTTGACCAGATCTCTGCCTAGTTCTTTAGTGTTGTCTTCTTTAATCCCCAAAGCggtgaaaaaaattattactgCTTGTGTTTTTCATTACCTGAAAACCAGGGTAGAGAACTAAATAAAAGCAGAGTCTAATGGCTACTCTTTCTACTATCATATGATACCTTTCAGGTTTGCCTGATCACTGTCTTAATCAAAGCATCCTTTCAGTCTTCAGAATAGAATAGAATGCTAATTGAATTTAGTTCATCAACTTTGCCTATATTTCTCACATAGACACTTCAGAGATTTCCAATTTTATCATAAaccttaataaaataaacataacagcCCAATAAGAAAAATACCCATGCAGAAACCAAAATTAACCTTTTCTATgttcaaaaaaatagaaataagttaATATCAGAGTTgcatttatatgtaaataaagtatataatataatccctggaaaacaaataaaaaatcagaatagatcttatttaacaaaatatatttgccttttcatacatttattcttGTCCAGAGccctttattttaaagtgatattcattttaaagtactgtatttaaaaatattatattttagaaCATAGGTGAAACAACATAAAAATTTGCTAATTAAAGCAACATGTCTCTcaattttttgtaattttctacATAACAAATTATTACTCTATTTTAGACAAATTTTTACCTGCTCCTGTGTCTTAAATTTtaacatcttatttttttgaatgataaaaaaaatccattttaactGAACTTCatacaaatgtaaataaatcaTTCACAGACTCAAAAATCATAACAGGATATTATCTGTTCTGAAAAGCTCATCAAAATTTCTTtatagagcctgggctctgcaagaagagaggccactacaatgagaagcccacacactacaactagagagtagcccctactcactgcaactagagaaaagcctgagcagcaatgaagacccagcacagtcaaaaataaataaataaaattaaaaaaaaaaagaaatagcaaatagCTCTTTTGCGGCTTATGCTGTTTCATTGCATCTCCTCAAACAACTGTCTTTCTACACCACTGACTAAAATAGGTTACAATATTTGTCACAAGTTGGTCAATTCTCTCAAAGGCCTGGATTCCACAATCTgatatttactataattttttcttctcttattcatTATTTCAATGCTGGATGTGGCCTACTAAGGTTTTTGGTCCCACAGTTAGAAAAGTTCTACTTAAGTCCTTTGTATTTAATAATATTGGCACAAAAATTCTTTGCCCAATAGTGTCCAgctagaaatttatttatttttaaattttgttatttaaaaatctttttttggtgtCCCTCTCAAGAGAGTTGGTCTATCCCCTGTTTCCTAAAACTTCACTGCAAGTAAAAATACACATTGTGACAAAGAGTTGATGTCTTTTCATATATGGAAATTTTCAATAAACATCAAAAATCATTCTTCTTCTCAGACTATACTGcttcttttgaaaatttctaaactaaattaaaactataaatctCAGTCTTCAATAGCAATGTTACTATCTTGCCTTGCAAACCTGATACAAATTGAATATTCAAATTAGCTTATCAAATACTCAcatattagaatttaaaaaggATCCATTTATCCACTTCCAGTTCTTCTCTGATAATGTAAGATTTAATCCAATCCAAAAGAGAATTGCTTTTTTGTTTATCAGGTTTTGTATGAGTCTctataaatgaaacagaagaaatgactgaatttgaaaccatttttttttttttcatttttatacggaattttttttttttgtttttttactagttggaggctaattactttacaatattgtagtggttttgtcatacattgacaagaatcaaccatggatttacatgtattccccatccctatcccccctcccacctccctctcgacccgatccctctgggtcttcccagtacaccaggcccgagcacttgtctcatgcgtccagcctgggctggtgatctgtttcaccctagataagatacatgtttcgatgctgttctctcgaaacatcccaccctcaccttctcccacagagtccacaagtctgttctacacatctgtgtctctttttctgttttgcatatagggttatcattaccatctttctaaattccatatatatgtgttagtatactgtaatggtcttttctgtataatgggctccagtttcatccatctcattagaactgattcaaatgaattctttttaatggctgagtaatagtccatggtgtatatgtaccacagcttccttattcattagtctgctgatgggcatctaggttgcttccatgtcctggctattataaacagtgctgcgatgaacattggggtgcacgtgtctctttcagatctggtttccttggtgtgtatgcccagaagtgggattgctgggtcatatggcagttctatttccagtttttaaagaaatctccacactattctccatagtggctgtactagtttgcattcccaccaacagtgtaagagggttcccttttctccacaccctctccagc is from Odocoileus virginianus isolate 20LAN1187 ecotype Illinois unplaced genomic scaffold, Ovbor_1.2 Unplaced_Contig_11, whole genome shotgun sequence and encodes:
- the LOC110122431 gene encoding E3 ubiquitin-protein ligase makorin-1 — translated: MHGVCKEGDNCRYSHDLSDSPYGVVCKYFQRGYCIYGDRCRYEHSKPLKQEEATATDLTAKSSLAASSSLSSVGPTVDMNMGEAESRNSNFATVGAGSEDWVNAIEFVPGQPYCGRTAPSSTEAPLQGSVTREDAEKEQSAVETKKQLCPYAAVGECRYGENCAYLHGDACDMCGLQVLHPVDAAQRSQHIKSCIEAHEKDMELSFAVQRSKDMVCGICMEVVYEKASPSERRFGILSNCNHTYCLKCIRKWRSAKQFESKIIKSCPECRITSNFVIPSEYWVEEKEEKQKLIQKYKEAMSNKACRYFDEGRGSCPFGGNCFYKHAYPDGHREEPQRQKVGTSSRYRAQQRNHFWELIEERENSNPFDDEEEVVTFELGEMLLMLLAAGGDDDLTDSEDEWDLFHDELEDFYDLDL